TTCCTCGTCTCGGGATGGCTACTATTCAGTTCACGTTTCCGGAGGGAAACAGCGAGACTCGTCGACTTCCTCAGGAAAGCCTGAAATCCTTCTCGGTCCAGAGTCCGCTAACCGCGCTGTTTATCGCGCGATCTCACCCCACCCTGACGACGAAAGCTTCGCAAGCAGTCTAGCCAGCCAACGGAGAAAAGCGGGTATGGTACAGCCTCTCGAGCCGCACGAAGAGATCCTTTTTTTGGTATTTTCGCGCATTTGTTTTTCGGAGTACAAAGACGCTGGTGGACAGAGCGTGCGACCAAGCAGACATGCCCCGCGAAAGGCATCCTACTTCCACTCCTGCCTGCAATTGTACCACAAGTCGCTCCTGGTCGCTGCGCGGGTTTCTATAGACTGGGCAGTTCCAGCAAGACATTCCTTCACCTCGACCGCAAGAAGACCGAAATGCTTGGTCGCCTCTATTAGAGCTGGCTGATAGGAACGTTGATTGCCACAGCTTGAGATTTCCTCGAGAGGCCCTTGCCGCCGTGTTTTTTCACATTTCACCTAACGAAGTGCTCTATGCCACAACAGAAAGAACGACAGCCAGTTTGACTGGCAAGCGGTGCGAACCTTAGTGCGCGGAAGTTCTCTGTTGACGACATGTGTGTATTAACAcaccttttctgtcttttgcttctttttgCAGCGTTGAGGCGGCGGGACACGCGTCTGAGCGACTTCTGGGACGACGGAAACGACGCTGAGGGTTTCTCAACATCTGCGCGCGTCTCAGACGATCCTGCCTCCGGTGTCGATCCCCAGGGTTCTTCCCACGAGGCCAGAAGCGACACTCCATGGTGTCCCGATCTCGGACCGTCGGCCGCGTGCATGATTCCAGATCGCTTGTTGTCTGCCTCGAGTCTTCCTCTGGCCCCCGTTAGGCGGTCGAATTCGCTTCACAAAACCGGTGCGTCTCGTATAGGAAAACTGCCTGCCGCTCTAGAAGAGCGGTACCGTGTAGTTCGCAAGCTGGGCAGCGGGGTGTACGGCGACGTGTATGTGTGTTCGTTCAtcggaaacgaaaaacgacTCAGCCAAGCAAGCAGTGGAACGTGGGGtagacgcgaagaagcacTTACCGGCTTCATCGGGAGTCGGACCGTAGACGGAACAGTTTGTGGCGGCACTGAATTCGAACTCAGTCGCGGAGCAGAGGGGCGCCCCCTTTTTGCGATCAAGCGCGTGCGACTGCCAACGTCGAAACTGAAGTCCTTGTTCGGCATGGAGCAACAAGTGCTGCGGGAGCTGACGGTGCTTCGCGGTCTGAACCACGTGAACATTCTGAAGCTCGAGGCCTTCTACTTTGAGATGGAACCCTGGGACCGCAGCAGCCTGTTCCGGGCGGCAGTCAAGCGCGTGACTGAGGCTGTGCTTCGCGAAACCCGGCGCTCTGCAAATCCGCGAAACCCTGAATCGCGTCGAGAGAGCAAAGACGGGAGTAAAATCGTGGCTGAGGGCTTGGCGGCTGTCCAGAGCCATCTGGGCGATGCGGCTTCTGCAGATCTCCCCTCTTTCAAAGACGCGATTGCGCGGGCGGATCGTCTCCGCCACTCTGACAAAGAGATTCGCAGGATCCAAGACCAGGCTGTCGCCGCACACGAGGCTgctctgaaaaaaaagttGAAACCCGATCAACTGCTTCGACCCACTATCTACATGATATTTGAGCTCTGTGACTGTGACCTGGCGAAGTTCATCGACATGCGATACAAAAATTTCCTTGAATTCTGGCGCTTAGCCTCACAAGAAATCCAGATCGGCGAAGGAGGgctgaggagacagccgcTGCTGTCCGGCAACGTTCCCAGCGACACGCCGCCACTTCCAGGAGTAACCGAAGCCGAAACTCAGCTTATCGCGTATCAGGTAATTTCCGAGGCACTCCACGGTTTCCAAGGCTGAAATAGTCAATTTCCATTGAATCCACAAAGTGGAGGACGAATGATACGCGATCCAGAACTGTGCAGCACACGTCGATAAGCAGATACCTCCTAGAACGTAGGATACTGAACAAGACTCCAGTTACGAGGTGCGGACAACCTACGGGTGTTCCACTTGAGGGGAAATGTGCAGTGCTTGTTTTGGACTTTTCCTCTTAACTCCGCAGCGGCTGGAGCGTCAATGCTCGACTGGAAAGCGTAGCGTCACTCTGTGCCAGTCACCCCGAAAAGTGGATGTGTTGTGCGAAACGTATTCAAGACAGAAAATAAACGTAACTACGTGTGTAGAAATGAATGCGTACATGCTCGTGTATACATACGAATGCTACTTACGAGTGAGCAGTCCGTACGCGTATATTCAAAGGCGAGTTCGAGGGGACATAACAAATGCTCGGAACTTGGAAGCGAGGAGCTTGAAGACATGCGAATGCAGTGTACTTGGTGGGAGAAGGCAAACACACTCCTCTTCGTGTGTCCTTGTTCCGATTTTTTGCTGACTTTGTCCAGCTGAAGATTCGGCGCCGATTGCACGTGCTCTGCTCGCAATGAggcttttctcctttttttcgatgCAGCTTTTCCAAGCTCTCGCTTACTGTCACTCTCACGGTGTGCTGCACCGGGATGTCAAGCCGCAGAACATCCTGATGATGCGCGATGTCGACTCCGAGGGGACGGAGCACTGGTACGACTATTCTCGAAATGTTCGGTTTCTATCTGGCTCCTTCAGCAAGTAGTTGACTGCGCTTACCACGGGGAATTAGAGCAGAATGTCAAGTTCTTTGCGTGGAGCTTTCTGCGAGGTTCCATGTGTCAAGGAGAATGCGGTCCGTGTGTTTCGTGCGGACTAACGTCAGGAAGGAGACTCTCAAAGTTAATTCCATATCTTTTTCGTGTACGTATATGCAACTGTTGGTTTATAGATTATACTCTCGGTCTATAAAAGGTCTCGACGGCGGCTGCATTTTACGTTCCGGAACGCTGCTCACAGGAGCGACGAGGTTCTGGTGTCAAGATTGACAAACGCGATGTGGAGTCCCCATCGGAATGGGGAGTCTGAACGTTTGGTATTGCGGAGTCGTATCAGTATCCTAGGCTCTATAGTGAatttcttcattttctttgACTTATACAGTTCTGGGTCGCGTAGCACTTCTCCAGAGACAATGTCTACTTCGGCTGTGCATGTGAATGCAGATTCACACTGTCCTGCATGCGATCGGTTGAGTTCTTGCGGGTATCTCTGCCCTTGCTTTTCCGCGTACGTTCACAGGGTTGTGAAACTCGGAGACTTCGGCTTGGCGTGCTGTACGCACACTGCAGATCCCAGTAGAACGGGAGAAGTGGTCACGCTGCTATACCGGGCTCCGGAGCTGTTGCTTGGCCGCACAGACTACGGTGGAGCTGTGGATGTCTGGTCTATGGCGATTGTAATCAGTAAGTTGACGGTTTTGAATCTTCTTTGATGGCTCTCAAAACCTGAAAATGGTCCCGGCCTGTTGAATTGTAAACTCCACGGAAACACTAAGGGACTCTTGGCTAAGCGCCATATAGAGACACGCGTGCACTGGCCCTTTTATCGTCCTGAAGGAGGTGTGCTAAAGTGGAAGGCCGGGCAGATGTCGATGAGGGGTCTCAGAGCTGGGCCCTGCAGGACACCTTTTCAGCAACACGTGTAGGTGAAATGGTTAACGTAGAGCGAGAACGTGTTTGTCAGCTAGTTACTTTGCCTCCCTCATTTCGAATCTCGGGTCGCAACCATTCTGGCCTGTGCTATGTAGTAGCGGTCTATATCCCCCAACCACGctttcgtgttttctgtCCGTACAGTCGAAATCGTGGTTGGCCACCCGCCTTTCAAGGCCAGAAATGAAGTCGATATGCTCGCGAGAATCGCTCAGTGCGTTGGTAGTTCCAATGCTCAGGAGCTGCGTGAAATTGCTCCGAATCCGGCCGCTCTTGAGGTACGTTTGAAAGGTGCACGAGCAGAGGCCACACTAGAAGACTGAATGAGACACAGATATGCAGGGCGGCAGATTTCATGGTAAACCCGTTTGCTGATTTGACCGTGTTTCCCTTCCGCCACAGCAGCCGCCGCGTGCGCCAGAAGATAGCCGTTGCTGGGGATGCGGAGCAACTTAGGAGCCGCCGGCGAAGGGAGGGTGGACAAAACCTTTGGGTGTTTTATTGtcgatttctctcttgtAGATTTGTTATTGTTGGCACAATCGTAGGTGTGGGTGTGCTGCGCTCGCAGGCGGCTCTGCCTCTCATTTTGAAGGAGGCCGACCAGCCAAAACTGAAGAGTTTGTTAACTGACCGGTTTGGGCGGCAGCTTCTCAGCGATCAAGGTCTCGATTTGCTCACAAGGTGAGATCTAAATTATCGAGCTCCGTGAAGATTATAGAGGGTAACATTGTATTTCAAAGACgtggtgcatgcacatacgtCCCGCTTGGTGCCTCGAATTGTGAGAGCTGCGgcggggagaaacagaagccaAGACGCACACAGAACCTCCCAGGCACGTTGGTCCTATCTCAGAGAAACGGCTGTCCGCGTGGTCACATGTTGCCACTCCAGCTGGCTGTAACGATGCATTCAGTCTTCCGAGACCTGTCAACCTCAACAGAGTCTGCCCCTTTCCACGACTGATGTGTTCACCGAAGCAAGCCGCATAAAGACAGGGGCGTGcgctgtttttctttgcgtCATGCTTGACAAAACAGCACCCTCAGGACTGAGTGTCAGCCTGCTCTCGGTTCATACTATTTTCAGGCTTTTGGAAGTCAACCCTGCAAAAAGGTTGACTGCGGTCGCCGCGCTACAGCATCCTTGGCTCCAGCCTGTCTTGGATCGGTTCCCGAACAAGGAAGTGTACATCCAGCCCCTGTCGAAGCTGCAACTCCCGACGTCGTTCTTGGCCGTCGACCCCCTGAGTCACAACTTTTACTTTCTGCAGCGGCAGTTAAAGTCGAGGACGGAcgctgcgagagagaagcagagctcACCCAGAGTGTCTGCGAGTCTGTCCTTTTCCAACAAGTCGCAAAACCAAGCCGAGTTGAAAGTCAGCGACCTCTGTTCGAATGCCTACTCAACTCTTTCCACGAACGATTCGGAGAATAAGAGAACCTGGAattcgcttcgtctcttgaTGCCGTGGGACGAGGCTCCCCTGCCAAGAAATCTCTTCGGCGTTCGACCAAACCCTCATAGTGAGCTTGGTTCTGCTTTGTCATAAAACGTTGTAGACCGATGGTTTTCTCAGCTCACATACATTGCATTTTTCTTTCAGTCCTCTTGATCTTGGAGGAAAAACCAAAGGTATACATCTGCctcagacagaagaacgtgTTCTCGAGTGGCTGACATCTCGCATTTGTTTTGGCACGCGAGAACAGCCTCATTTATGAGGCAACGCCTGCCCTAATCGGGGCTGGTGCGGACGCCTCCGAGATCTGCAAGGGCGAGAGCAGAATAGAAAAGCTTAGTCGGAGAGCATCAACTTGGCAAATAGCCACAGAAGTGACCGTGCAAAGCAGAAATTACCGTGTGTATTCTTTTTTGATTGCTCTATTGCAGTGCTGACGGAAATCATTCCCACTATGGTCGCGTCGATCTACAGCCGTTGTGGCC
This genomic interval from Toxoplasma gondii ME49 chromosome VIIb, whole genome shotgun sequence contains the following:
- a CDS encoding CMGC kinase (encoded by transcript TGME49_256070), whose translation is MQGNGFGEGGNSTLPCLSTSGAVSNQWESAATLLSAPRRVSPFPSTEDGGLLPCSSAPHLHDGVAPENYSPRTDDHHILRTTDQIRPEPMNLYSTPHSSSRDGYYSVHVSGGKQRDSSTSSGKPEILLGPESANRAVYRAISPHPDDESFASSLASQRRKAALRRRDTRLSDFWDDGNDAEGFSTSARVSDDPASGVDPQGSSHEARSDTPWCPDLGPSAACMIPDRLLSASSLPLAPVRRSNSLHKTGASRIGKLPAALEERYRVVRKLGSGVYGDVYVCSFIGNEKRLSQASSGTWGRREEALTGFIGSRTVDGTVCGGTEFELSRGAEGRPLFAIKRVRLPTSKLKSLFGMEQQVLRELTVLRGLNHVNILKLEAFYFEMEPWDRSSLFRAAVKRVTEAVLRETRRSANPRNPESRRESKDGSKIVAEGLAAVQSHLGDAASADLPSFKDAIARADRLRHSDKEIRRIQDQAVAAHEAALKKKLKPDQLLRPTIYMIFELCDCDLAKFIDMRYKNFLEFWRLASQEIQIGEGGLRRQPLLSGNVPSDTPPLPGVTEAETQLIAYQLFQALAYCHSHGVLHRDVKPQNILMMRDVDSEGTEHWVVKLGDFGLACCTHTADPSRTGEVVTLLYRAPELLLGRTDYGGAVDVWSMAIVIIEIVVGHPPFKARNEVDMLARIAQCVGSSNAQELREIAPNPAALEAALPLILKEADQPKLKSLLTDRFGRQLLSDQGLDLLTRLLEVNPAKRLTAVAALQHPWLQPVLDRFPNKEVYIQPLSKLQLPTSFLAVDPLSHNFYFLQRQLKSRTDAAREKQSSPRVSASLSFSNKSQNQAELKVSDLCSNAYSTLSTNDSENKRTWNSLRLLMPWDEAPLPRNLFGVRPNPHMLTEIIPTMVASIYSRCGLGKSRATPCQ